The following proteins are encoded in a genomic region of Pirellulales bacterium:
- a CDS encoding 3'-5' exonuclease codes for MSDVRYFVFDIESIADGELVSRLRYPGDNLPPAAAVARYRAELLAKFESDFIPYTFQVPLSLAIAKVAADYRLLDLVALDEPSFRPHVITEHFWRGWERYGRPTLVSFNGRSFDVPLLELAAFRFGISLAGWFNLNAKSFDQPRHRYNVEGHLDLQELLTNFGSTRFTGGLNLAANLLGKPGKMDVQGHMVQDLYEAGKLAEINDYCRCDVLDTYFVFLRTRVLVGQLSLEDEQQRIAATKVWLEERAGAVRAYQLYLERWGDWRNPW; via the coding sequence ATGTCGGACGTCCGCTACTTCGTCTTCGATATCGAAAGCATCGCCGACGGCGAGTTGGTGTCGCGGTTGCGCTATCCCGGCGACAACTTGCCGCCGGCCGCCGCGGTCGCCCGTTACCGGGCCGAGTTGTTGGCGAAGTTCGAAAGCGATTTCATTCCCTATACGTTCCAGGTGCCGCTGTCGTTGGCCATCGCCAAGGTCGCGGCCGACTATCGCCTGCTCGATCTGGTGGCGCTCGACGAGCCGAGCTTTCGCCCGCACGTGATCACCGAGCACTTCTGGCGCGGCTGGGAGCGCTACGGCCGGCCGACGCTGGTCAGTTTCAACGGCCGCTCGTTCGATGTGCCGCTGTTGGAGTTGGCGGCGTTCCGCTTTGGCATCAGCCTGGCGGGCTGGTTCAATCTCAACGCCAAGAGTTTCGATCAGCCGCGCCATCGCTATAACGTCGAAGGTCATCTCGACCTGCAAGAGCTGCTCACGAACTTTGGCTCGACGCGGTTCACGGGCGGGCTGAATCTGGCGGCCAATCTGCTCGGCAAGCCCGGCAAAATGGACGTGCAAGGCCACATGGTGCAAGACCTGTACGAGGCCGGCAAGCTGGCCGAGATCAACGATTACTGCCGTTGCGACGTGCTCGACACGTACTTCGTCTTCTTGCGCACGCGGGTGCTGGTCGGCCAGCTCTCGCTCGAAGACGAGCAACAACGGATCGCCGCCACCAAGGTGTGGCTCGAAGAGCGGGCCGGCGCCGTGCGGGCTTATCAGCTCTACCTCGAGCGCTGGGGCGACTGGCGGAACCCGTGGTAA
- a CDS encoding response regulator: protein MTDEELGVLIVDDRHDKLLALSAALADVCPHIATADSGRAALKLLLERSFAVILLDVNMPGMDGFETATLIRQRQRSESTPIIFITSFGDDMHVSRGYSLGAVDYILAPVVPEVLRTKVMVFLDLARKTREVELQARRLAHRAEQLHKLSEASLAIHSAMSMEKMLQVITDTAREIIGAHRATAVTTWDQNWARCKTTLSLSPEFEPRRPLLSPSSGCELHTLWLALGRAGRLSSAELLAHPAWHSLGRSLCDLGQPPDWLAAPLTGRDGRDMGLLHVCGRCQGDFTPEDEAVLLQLAQMASIAIENTLNSEAREANRIKDEFLATLSHELRTPLTAMLGWTQLLRSGALTADEEVRGLEIIERNVLAQAKLIDDLLDVSRIITGKLRLNVRPLSLASVIEAALDVVRPAADAKAIRFEPLLDTRAGHVTGDPDRLQQVVWNLLVNAVKFSPVGGTVRVSLTRQGSWSQIEVADEGEGIDSDIMPHIFDRFRQADSSTRRSHGGLGLGLAIVRHVVELHGGSVRAESLGTGHGATFVVELPMSAVVAEGHAQRPDTSAPRAAAPRAEIDLSGVRVLVVDDEPDGREAIAKVLAIYHAQVATASSAREALALFAQARPDVLISDIGMPEQDGYDLIRRVRDLAPADGGRVPAMALTAFAREEDRLRAIEAGFQVHAIKPVQPAELAAGVAKLAGRDAASSGPSGDGHGVSANPLVAAG from the coding sequence GTGACCGACGAAGAGCTAGGCGTCCTGATCGTCGATGATCGTCACGACAAGCTGCTGGCGCTGTCGGCGGCCTTGGCCGACGTCTGTCCGCACATCGCCACCGCCGACTCGGGACGCGCCGCGCTGAAGCTGCTGCTGGAACGCAGCTTCGCCGTGATCCTGCTCGATGTGAACATGCCCGGCATGGACGGGTTCGAGACGGCCACCCTCATTCGGCAGCGGCAGCGGTCGGAATCGACGCCGATTATTTTCATCACGTCGTTCGGCGACGACATGCACGTCAGCCGCGGCTACTCGCTGGGCGCCGTCGATTACATCCTGGCCCCGGTGGTGCCCGAAGTTCTTCGCACCAAGGTCATGGTGTTTCTCGACCTGGCGCGAAAGACGCGCGAGGTCGAGCTGCAGGCGCGGCGGCTGGCGCATCGCGCGGAGCAACTGCACAAATTATCGGAGGCCTCGCTGGCGATCCATTCGGCCATGTCGATGGAAAAGATGCTGCAGGTCATCACCGACACGGCCCGCGAGATCATCGGCGCCCACCGGGCCACGGCGGTGACCACGTGGGACCAGAACTGGGCCCGCTGCAAGACGACTCTTTCCCTGTCGCCGGAATTCGAACCGCGGCGGCCGCTGCTGTCGCCGTCGAGCGGCTGCGAGCTGCACACGTTGTGGCTGGCGCTGGGCCGCGCCGGCCGGCTTTCGTCGGCCGAGTTGCTGGCGCATCCGGCCTGGCACTCGCTGGGGCGATCGTTGTGCGATCTCGGCCAGCCGCCGGATTGGTTGGCCGCTCCTTTGACGGGGCGCGACGGCCGCGATATGGGCCTGTTGCACGTCTGCGGCAGGTGCCAGGGCGATTTCACGCCCGAAGACGAAGCGGTGCTGCTGCAGCTCGCCCAGATGGCGTCGATCGCCATCGAAAACACGCTCAACAGCGAGGCCCGCGAAGCGAACCGCATCAAGGACGAGTTTCTGGCGACGCTGTCCCACGAGCTGCGAACGCCGCTCACCGCCATGCTCGGCTGGACGCAGCTTTTGCGCAGCGGCGCGCTGACCGCCGACGAAGAGGTCCGCGGCCTGGAGATTATCGAGCGCAATGTGCTCGCGCAGGCCAAGCTGATCGACGACCTGCTCGACGTCTCGCGGATCATCACGGGCAAGCTGCGATTGAACGTGCGGCCGTTGTCGCTGGCTTCGGTGATCGAGGCGGCCCTGGACGTGGTGCGGCCCGCCGCCGACGCCAAGGCGATTCGCTTCGAGCCGCTGCTCGACACACGGGCCGGACACGTTACCGGCGACCCCGACCGTCTGCAGCAGGTGGTCTGGAACCTGCTGGTCAACGCCGTCAAATTCAGTCCGGTGGGCGGCACGGTCCGTGTCTCTCTGACACGACAGGGATCGTGGTCGCAGATCGAAGTCGCGGATGAAGGCGAGGGAATTGATTCCGACATCATGCCCCACATTTTCGACCGCTTTCGCCAGGCCGACAGCAGCACGCGACGCTCGCACGGCGGGTTGGGTCTGGGGCTGGCGATCGTCCGCCATGTGGTCGAGCTGCACGGCGGCAGCGTTCGCGCGGAAAGTTTGGGGACCGGCCACGGAGCCACGTTCGTCGTCGAGCTGCCGATGTCGGCGGTGGTCGCCGAGGGGCATGCGCAGCGGCCAGATACATCGGCGCCGCGGGCCGCCGCCCCGCGGGCCGAAATCGACTTGTCGGGCGTGCGCGTGCTGGTCGTCGATGACGAGCCCGACGGCCGCGAGGCCATTGCCAAAGTCCTGGCGATCTATCATGCCCAAGTGGCGACCGCCTCGTCGGCGCGAGAAGCGCTGGCCCTTTTTGCCCAGGCCCGGCCCGACGTGCTGATCAGCGACATCGGCATGCCGGAACAGGACGGCTACGATCTGATCCGCCGGGTGCGCGACCTGGCGCCCGCGGACGGCGGGCGCGTGCCGGCCATGGCCTTGACGGCTTTTGCCCGTGAGGAAGACCGACTGCGGGCGATCGAAGCGGGCTTTCAGGTTCACGCCATCAAGCCGGTGCAGCCGGCGGAGTTGGCGGCCGGCGTGGCCAAGCTTGCCGGCCGCGATGCCGCCTCGTCCGGGCCGAGCGGCGACGGACACGGCGTTTCTGCGAACCCGCTGGTTGCGGCGGGGTGA
- a CDS encoding ATP-binding protein: MVTAKSANPYRPGAGHMPVYLAGREQERDEFARLLAQKTVFQNMVLTGLRGVGKTVLLETLKPLAIKQKWLWVGTDLSEAASISEERIAVRLMTDMSVVTAALVAGRRELRPIGFRRSVSTPVPLTFPTMLGIFQQTPGLISDKLKAVLELVWSCLRDQQPRIRGIVFAYDEAQNMSDHAGRNEFPLSLMLDVFQSIQKKEIPFMLMLVGLPTLFPKLVEARTYSERMFHIVTLDRLNEAASRDAILKPISDARCPVKFSPAGINAILAASGGYPYFLQFICREAFDAYLQDLDKGGSRLLIGEITRKLDSDFFAARWSRATDRQRTLLAVIANVDESDTEFTVRQIEEKARELLARPFSKSQISQMLAKLAQVGLVYKNRHGKYAFAVPLLGQFIKRQIEINGDWWDEELRDR; the protein is encoded by the coding sequence ATGGTCACCGCCAAGTCCGCGAATCCGTACCGTCCCGGCGCCGGCCACATGCCCGTCTATCTGGCCGGCCGGGAACAGGAACGAGACGAGTTTGCCCGGTTGCTGGCCCAGAAAACCGTGTTTCAAAACATGGTCTTGACCGGGCTTCGGGGCGTCGGCAAAACCGTCTTGCTCGAGACGCTGAAGCCCTTGGCCATCAAGCAAAAATGGCTGTGGGTGGGCACCGATCTTTCCGAAGCGGCCAGCATCAGCGAAGAGAGAATCGCCGTCCGCTTGATGACCGATATGTCGGTGGTCACCGCCGCACTCGTCGCCGGACGCCGCGAACTTCGCCCGATCGGCTTTCGGCGCTCCGTCTCCACGCCGGTTCCTTTGACCTTTCCGACCATGCTCGGCATCTTTCAGCAAACCCCAGGACTGATCTCCGATAAGCTCAAGGCCGTCTTGGAGTTGGTCTGGAGTTGCCTCCGCGATCAGCAGCCACGCATCCGCGGCATCGTGTTCGCCTATGACGAGGCGCAAAACATGTCGGACCATGCGGGCCGAAACGAGTTTCCGCTCTCATTGATGCTGGATGTTTTCCAGTCGATCCAAAAAAAGGAGATTCCTTTCATGCTGATGCTCGTCGGCTTGCCGACCTTGTTTCCCAAGTTGGTCGAGGCCCGGACCTACTCGGAACGAATGTTTCACATCGTGACCCTCGACCGCCTGAACGAAGCAGCGAGCCGAGACGCGATTCTCAAGCCGATTTCCGATGCGCGGTGCCCGGTCAAATTCAGTCCGGCGGGCATCAACGCGATTCTCGCGGCTTCGGGCGGGTACCCGTACTTCCTCCAATTCATCTGCCGCGAGGCGTTCGACGCCTACTTGCAAGATCTCGACAAAGGCGGCAGCCGCCTGCTGATCGGCGAGATCACGCGCAAACTCGACTCCGATTTTTTCGCCGCGCGTTGGTCCAGGGCTACCGACCGGCAAAGAACGCTGCTCGCCGTGATCGCGAACGTCGACGAGAGCGACACGGAATTCACCGTCCGTCAGATCGAAGAAAAGGCGCGCGAGCTGCTCGCGCGGCCATTCAGCAAGAGCCAGATCAGCCAGATGCTCGCGAAGCTCGCCCAGGTCGGTCTCGTGTACAAAAACCGGCACGGCAAATACGCCTTCGCGGTCCCGCTGTTGGGCCAATTCATCAAGCGGCAGATCGAGATCAATGGAGATTGGTGGGATGAGGAGTTGCGCGACCGGTGA